In Helianthus annuus cultivar XRQ/B chromosome 3, HanXRQr2.0-SUNRISE, whole genome shotgun sequence, a single window of DNA contains:
- the LOC110930845 gene encoding uncharacterized protein LOC110930845 isoform X1: MDNDRLKVMEKEGVEDPGAGASNSSIRKSSRLQSNKNLSSGSKYVFKSYRNNSKNTKNSSKPSLCNENLVPEGKIQEEKKHQFSQRDENNGAFSANTVSMKSSAAVPSFQYHVASKNGIDLVVDLNMKRSDWLKSMQKKVSVSQDLSKPVFGSFRKEVECLSDRNKLSDVKVSSPDKNSASDASISSCVENKISAGSTSREIEKTLPSVVETEVVTVSGSKRCWSKVDQKSEVLVGSSDNSEEVQLSDFSSPQKGSLCSRTGKICSENLLNSTIEVNQEAGGIHEQSTAKDEERIKSAEGMEVSGREENAFATPASDDGPKRKKRNYKSDDIHGQSHERILRSTPVFGGKIQERDGVSVWRSSRLHPK, encoded by the exons ATGGATAATGATCGCTTGAAAGTTATGGAAAAGGAAGGAGTTGAG GATCCAGGTGCTGGAGCATCTAATTCTTCTATCCGAAAGTCATCGCGTTTGCAAAGCAATAAAAATTTATCATCAGGCTCAAAATACGTATTCAAATCTTACCGCAATAATTCCAAAAATACAAAGAACTCTTCAAAACCAAGCCTATGTAACGAAAATTTGGTTCCCGAAGGCAAGATACAGGAAGAAAAGAAGCATCAATTCTCACAAAGAGATGAAAATAACGGTGCATTTTCAGCAAATACCGTATCCATGAAATCTTCTGCAGCAGTTCCATCTTTCCAATATCACGTTGCATCAAAAAATGGGATCGATCTTGTCGTTGATTTAAATATGAAGCGATCCGATTGGCTGAAAAGTATGCAAAAAAAAGTTAGTGTATCCCAAGATCTTTCTAAGCCTGTGTTTGGAAGCTTCCGGAAAGAGGTCGAGTGTTTGAGCGATAGGAATAAGTTGAGTGACGTTAAAGTTAGTTCACCTGACAAAAATTCTGCTTCGGATGCCAGCATAAGTTCTTGTGTAGAAAATAAAATTTCGGCTGGATCAACGAGTAGAGAAATCGAGAAAACGCTTCCTTCGGTTGTAGAAACGGAAGTGGTTACTGTAAGTGGTTCTAAACGGTGTTGGTCAAAGGTTGACCAGAAGTCAGAAGTTTTAGTTGGAAGTTCTGACAATTCTGAGGAAGTCCAGTTGTCGGATTTTTCAAGTCCGCAAAAAGGCTCGTTATGTTCGAGAACTGGAAAAATATGTTCTGAAAATTTGTTAAATAGCACTATCGAGGTTAATCAAGAAGCTGGTGGTATACACGAACAGTCAACCGCTAAAGATGAG GAAAGAATCAAGTCTGCAGAAGGAATGGAAGTGTCAGG AAGAGAAGAGAATGCATTTGCTACACCCGCATCTGATGACGGGCCTAAGAGAAAGAAACGTAACTACAAAAGTGATGACATTCATGGTCAATCTCATGAAAGAATTTTAAGAAGCACACCGGTTTTTGGTGGGAAAATTCAAGAGCGTGATGGAGTTAGCGTTTGGCGTTCCTCACGTTTGCACCCTAAG taa
- the LOC110930845 gene encoding uncharacterized protein LOC110930845 isoform X2, which yields MDNDRLKVMEKEGVEDPGAGASNSSIRKSSRLQSNKNLSSGSKYVFKSYRNNSKNTKNSSKPSLCNENLVPEGKIQEEKKHQFSQRDENNGAFSANTVSMKSSAAVPSFQYHVASKNGIDLVVDLNMKRSDWLKSMQKKVSVSQDLSKPVFGSFRKEVECLSDRNKLSDVKVSSPDKNSASDASISSCVENKISAGSTSREIEKTLPSVVETEVVTVSGSKRCWSKVDQKSEVLVGSSDNSEEVQLSDFSSPQKGSLCSRTGKICSENLLNSTIEVNQEAGGIHEQSTAKDEERIKSAEGMEVSGEENAFATPASDDGPKRKKRNYKSDDIHGQSHERILRSTPVFGGKIQERDGVSVWRSSRLHPK from the exons ATGGATAATGATCGCTTGAAAGTTATGGAAAAGGAAGGAGTTGAG GATCCAGGTGCTGGAGCATCTAATTCTTCTATCCGAAAGTCATCGCGTTTGCAAAGCAATAAAAATTTATCATCAGGCTCAAAATACGTATTCAAATCTTACCGCAATAATTCCAAAAATACAAAGAACTCTTCAAAACCAAGCCTATGTAACGAAAATTTGGTTCCCGAAGGCAAGATACAGGAAGAAAAGAAGCATCAATTCTCACAAAGAGATGAAAATAACGGTGCATTTTCAGCAAATACCGTATCCATGAAATCTTCTGCAGCAGTTCCATCTTTCCAATATCACGTTGCATCAAAAAATGGGATCGATCTTGTCGTTGATTTAAATATGAAGCGATCCGATTGGCTGAAAAGTATGCAAAAAAAAGTTAGTGTATCCCAAGATCTTTCTAAGCCTGTGTTTGGAAGCTTCCGGAAAGAGGTCGAGTGTTTGAGCGATAGGAATAAGTTGAGTGACGTTAAAGTTAGTTCACCTGACAAAAATTCTGCTTCGGATGCCAGCATAAGTTCTTGTGTAGAAAATAAAATTTCGGCTGGATCAACGAGTAGAGAAATCGAGAAAACGCTTCCTTCGGTTGTAGAAACGGAAGTGGTTACTGTAAGTGGTTCTAAACGGTGTTGGTCAAAGGTTGACCAGAAGTCAGAAGTTTTAGTTGGAAGTTCTGACAATTCTGAGGAAGTCCAGTTGTCGGATTTTTCAAGTCCGCAAAAAGGCTCGTTATGTTCGAGAACTGGAAAAATATGTTCTGAAAATTTGTTAAATAGCACTATCGAGGTTAATCAAGAAGCTGGTGGTATACACGAACAGTCAACCGCTAAAGATGAG GAAAGAATCAAGTCTGCAGAAGGAATGGAAGTGTCAGG AGAAGAGAATGCATTTGCTACACCCGCATCTGATGACGGGCCTAAGAGAAAGAAACGTAACTACAAAAGTGATGACATTCATGGTCAATCTCATGAAAGAATTTTAAGAAGCACACCGGTTTTTGGTGGGAAAATTCAAGAGCGTGATGGAGTTAGCGTTTGGCGTTCCTCACGTTTGCACCCTAAG taa